A genomic segment from Pseudomonas mendocina encodes:
- the rapA gene encoding RNA polymerase-associated protein RapA: protein MAQYQPGQRWISDSEAELGLGTILAEDGRLLTVLYPATGETRQYATRNAPLTRVRFAPGDEITHFEGWKLTVQEVEDVDGLLVYHGLNAQHQPVTMPETQLSNFIQFRLASDRLFAGQIDPLAWFALRYHSLEHNSRLLQSSLWGLGGARAQPIAHQLHIAREVADRIAPRVLLADEVGLGKTIEAGLVIHRQLLSGRASRVLILVPENLQHQWLVEMRRRFNLDVALFDAERFMESDASNPFEDCQLALVALEWLKDDEKAQDALFAAGWDLLVVDEAHHLVWHPEQASAEYSLVEQLAEVIPGVLLLTATPEQLGQDSHFARLRLLDPARFHDLEAFRAESSQYRPVAEAVQELLDQGKLSAQARDAIGSFLGDEGRELLDAVDSGDDDARARLVRELLDRHGTGRLLFRNTRAAVQGFPERELHPYPLPSPDEYLELPLGEHAELYPEVSYQAQEEVDDEQRWWRIDPRVEWLIDTLKMLKKFKVLVICAHAETALDLEDALRVRSGIPATVFHEGMSILERDRAAAYFADEEFGAQVLICSEIGSEGRNFQFAHHLVLFDLPAHPDLLEQRIGRLDRIGQKHRIQLHVPYLENSPQERLFQWYHQALNAFLATCPTGNALQHQFGPRLLPLLENGDDGQWQQLVEEATAERIRLEGELHSGRDRLLELNSGGAGEGEALVEAILEQDDQFTLPIYMEELFNAFGIDSEDHSDNALILRPSEKMLDASFPLGDDEAVTITYDREQALAREDMQFLTWEHPMVQGGMDLVLSGSMGNTAVALIKNKALKPGTVLLELLYVSEVVGPRKLQLGRFLPPAALRCLLDANGNDLAPKVGFETLNDQLESVPRASANKFVQAQRDVLAKQINDAEAKVMPRHVERVAEAKRRLIAELDEELARLVALRAVNPSVRDSEIDALREQREQSLAMFDKAALRLEAIRVLVAG, encoded by the coding sequence GCTTCGCTCCGGGTGACGAGATCACCCATTTCGAAGGCTGGAAGCTCACCGTGCAGGAAGTCGAGGACGTCGACGGTCTGCTGGTCTACCACGGTCTCAATGCTCAGCACCAGCCGGTCACCATGCCGGAAACCCAGCTGTCGAACTTCATCCAGTTCCGCCTGGCCAGCGACCGTCTGTTCGCTGGCCAGATAGACCCACTGGCCTGGTTCGCCCTGCGCTATCACAGCCTGGAGCATAACAGCCGCCTGCTGCAGTCGTCGTTGTGGGGCCTGGGCGGCGCCCGCGCCCAGCCGATCGCCCACCAATTGCATATCGCCCGTGAAGTGGCCGACCGCATCGCCCCGCGCGTACTGCTGGCCGACGAAGTCGGCCTGGGCAAGACCATCGAAGCAGGCCTGGTGATCCATCGCCAGTTGCTCTCCGGCCGCGCCAGCCGCGTGCTGATCCTGGTTCCGGAAAACCTGCAGCACCAGTGGCTGGTGGAGATGCGCCGTCGCTTCAACCTCGATGTAGCCCTGTTCGACGCCGAGCGCTTCATGGAGAGCGACGCCAGCAACCCCTTCGAGGACTGCCAGTTGGCGCTGGTCGCCCTGGAGTGGCTGAAGGACGACGAGAAAGCCCAGGACGCGCTGTTCGCTGCCGGCTGGGACCTGCTGGTGGTCGACGAAGCCCACCACCTGGTCTGGCACCCGGAACAGGCCAGCGCCGAATATTCGCTGGTCGAGCAACTGGCCGAGGTCATCCCCGGCGTGCTGCTGCTCACCGCCACCCCGGAACAGCTCGGCCAGGACAGTCACTTCGCCCGCCTGCGTCTGCTCGACCCTGCCCGTTTCCACGACCTGGAAGCCTTCCGCGCCGAAAGCAGCCAGTACCGCCCGGTTGCCGAGGCCGTGCAGGAGTTGCTCGACCAGGGCAAGCTCAGCGCCCAGGCCCGCGACGCCATCGGCAGTTTCCTCGGCGATGAGGGCCGCGAGCTGCTCGATGCCGTAGATAGCGGCGATGATGATGCCCGCGCCCGCCTGGTGCGCGAGCTGCTGGACCGCCATGGCACCGGCCGCCTGCTGTTCCGCAACACCCGCGCCGCCGTGCAGGGCTTCCCCGAGCGCGAACTGCACCCCTACCCGCTGCCGAGCCCGGACGAGTACCTGGAGCTGCCACTGGGCGAGCATGCCGAGCTGTACCCGGAAGTCAGCTACCAGGCGCAGGAAGAAGTCGACGACGAGCAGCGCTGGTGGCGCATCGATCCGCGCGTCGAGTGGCTGATCGACACCCTGAAGATGCTGAAAAAATTCAAGGTGCTGGTGATCTGCGCCCACGCCGAAACCGCACTGGACCTGGAAGACGCCCTGCGCGTGCGCTCCGGCATCCCGGCCACGGTGTTCCATGAGGGCATGAGCATCCTCGAGCGCGACCGCGCTGCCGCCTACTTCGCCGACGAAGAGTTCGGCGCCCAGGTACTGATCTGCTCGGAAATCGGCTCCGAAGGCCGCAACTTCCAGTTCGCCCATCACCTGGTGTTGTTCGACCTGCCGGCGCACCCGGACCTGCTCGAACAGCGCATCGGTCGTCTCGACCGTATCGGCCAGAAACACCGCATCCAGCTGCACGTGCCGTACCTGGAGAACAGCCCGCAGGAGCGCCTGTTCCAGTGGTACCATCAGGCGCTGAATGCCTTCCTGGCCACCTGCCCCACCGGCAACGCCCTGCAGCACCAGTTCGGCCCACGCCTGCTGCCGCTGCTGGAAAACGGCGACGACGGCCAGTGGCAACAACTGGTGGAGGAAGCCACCGCCGAGCGCATTCGCCTCGAGGGCGAGCTGCACAGCGGTCGCGACCGCCTGCTGGAGCTGAACTCCGGCGGTGCCGGTGAAGGCGAAGCACTGGTCGAGGCGATCCTCGAGCAGGATGACCAGTTCACCCTGCCGATCTACATGGAAGAGCTGTTCAACGCCTTCGGCATCGACAGCGAAGACCACTCCGACAATGCCCTGATCCTGCGTCCCAGCGAGAAGATGCTGGACGCCAGCTTCCCGCTGGGCGACGACGAGGCGGTGACCATCACCTACGACCGCGAGCAGGCGCTGGCCCGCGAGGACATGCAGTTCCTCACCTGGGAACACCCCATGGTGCAGGGCGGCATGGACCTGGTGCTGTCCGGCTCGATGGGCAACACCGCAGTCGCGCTGATCAAGAACAAGGCGCTCAAACCCGGTACCGTGCTGCTGGAGCTGCTCTACGTCAGCGAAGTGGTCGGCCCGCGCAAGCTGCAGCTCGGCCGCTTCCTGCCGCCGGCTGCGCTGCGCTGCCTGCTCGACGCCAATGGCAACGACCTTGCACCCAAGGTCGGTTTCGAGACCCTCAACGATCAGCTTGAAAGCGTGCCGCGCGCCAGCGCCAACAAGTTTGTCCAGGCCCAGCGCGACGTACTGGCCAAGCAGATCAACGACGCCGAAGCCAAGGTCATGCCGCGCCATGTCGAACGCGTCGCCGAGGCCAAACGCCGCCTGATCGCCGAACTGGACGAAGAACTGGCGCGCCTGGTCGCCCTGCGCGCGGTCAACCCAAGCGTGCGCGACAGCGAGATCGACGCCCTGCGTGAGCAGCGCGAACAGAGTCTGGCGATGTTCGACAAGGCTGCCCTGCGCCTGGAAGCGATTCGCGTGCTGGTCGCGGGCTAA
- the pdxJ gene encoding pyridoxine 5'-phosphate synthase — protein MTEANRILLGVNIDHVATLRQARGTRYPDPVKAALDAEEAGADGITVHLREDRRHIQDRDVRVLADVLQTRMNFEMGVTDFMLGFAEQIRPAHVCLVPETRQELTTEGGLDVAGQEARIAAAVERLTLAGCEVSLFIDAEERQIEAAMRVGAPAIELHTGRYADAHTAEEAAHELSRIRDGVICGLNHGLIVNAGHGLHYHNAEAVAAIPGINELNIGHAIVAHALFVGFKQAVAEMKALIVAAAYRG, from the coding sequence GTGACTGAGGCCAATCGTATTCTGCTCGGCGTGAACATCGACCACGTCGCCACCCTGCGCCAGGCTCGCGGTACGCGCTACCCGGACCCGGTCAAGGCCGCGCTGGACGCCGAGGAAGCTGGTGCCGACGGCATCACCGTGCACCTGCGCGAAGACCGTCGGCACATCCAGGATCGCGATGTGCGCGTGCTGGCTGACGTGCTGCAGACGCGGATGAACTTCGAGATGGGCGTCACCGACTTCATGCTCGGTTTTGCCGAGCAGATTCGCCCGGCGCATGTCTGCCTGGTACCGGAGACCCGCCAGGAGCTGACTACCGAAGGTGGCCTGGACGTAGCAGGTCAGGAAGCCCGCATTGCCGCGGCGGTGGAGCGTCTGACGCTGGCCGGTTGCGAGGTGTCGCTGTTCATCGACGCCGAGGAGCGGCAGATCGAGGCCGCCATGCGCGTCGGCGCGCCAGCCATCGAATTGCACACCGGACGTTATGCCGATGCCCACACGGCAGAGGAGGCGGCTCATGAACTGTCGCGTATTCGCGATGGCGTGATCTGCGGCCTCAACCACGGGCTGATCGTCAATGCCGGTCACGGTTTGCATTACCACAACGCCGAGGCCGTGGCCGCGATTCCCGGCATCAACGAACTGAACATTGGCCACGCCATCGTCGCCCATGCGCTGTTCGTCGGCTTCAAGCAGGCGGTTGCCGAGATGAAGGCGTTGATCGTGGCGGCGGCCTACCGCGGCTAG
- the cmoB gene encoding tRNA 5-methoxyuridine(34)/uridine 5-oxyacetic acid(34) synthase CmoB, whose translation MMRDLDLDALQAQLAGTPLQDWTCELPSQLDAKLAIGHGDLARWYGAVQALPELPVSEVELLQRFSFGGACDEATRTQLKTALQGLIPWRKGPFELFGVHIDTEWRSDWKWQRVAPHLDLAGKRILDVGCGNGYYMWRMLGAGADSVVGIDPNWLFLCQFLAMKRYLPEQPVWHLPLAFEELPAKLQGFDTVFSMGVLYHRRSPIDHLLDLKDALVKGGELVLETLVVEGDAEQVLVPEDRYAQMRNVWFLPSVPALERWLRRAGFEDVRCVDVSTTSVEEQRATEWMRFQSLPEFLDPADHSRTVEGLPAPTRAVLIAHKP comes from the coding sequence ATGATGCGCGATCTGGATCTGGACGCCCTGCAAGCACAGCTTGCTGGTACTCCGTTGCAAGACTGGACATGCGAGCTGCCCAGCCAGCTCGATGCCAAGCTGGCCATCGGTCACGGCGACCTGGCGCGCTGGTACGGCGCCGTGCAGGCATTGCCTGAATTACCGGTGAGTGAGGTGGAGCTGCTGCAGCGCTTCTCCTTCGGCGGCGCTTGTGACGAGGCCACGCGCACGCAGCTGAAAACGGCCCTGCAGGGGCTGATCCCCTGGCGCAAGGGTCCGTTCGAATTGTTCGGCGTGCATATCGACACCGAATGGCGCTCGGACTGGAAGTGGCAGCGCGTCGCCCCGCATCTGGATCTGGCCGGCAAGCGCATCCTCGACGTCGGCTGCGGCAACGGCTACTACATGTGGCGCATGCTTGGTGCGGGTGCCGACAGCGTGGTCGGCATCGACCCCAACTGGCTGTTCCTCTGCCAGTTCCTGGCGATGAAGCGCTATCTGCCAGAGCAACCGGTATGGCACCTGCCGCTGGCGTTCGAGGAACTGCCGGCCAAGCTGCAGGGCTTCGACACGGTATTCTCCATGGGCGTGCTCTACCACCGTCGCTCGCCCATCGACCATCTACTCGACCTCAAGGATGCGCTGGTCAAAGGCGGTGAACTGGTGCTGGAAACCCTGGTGGTAGAAGGCGATGCCGAGCAGGTGCTGGTGCCCGAGGATCGCTATGCGCAGATGCGCAACGTCTGGTTCCTGCCCTCGGTACCGGCACTGGAGCGCTGGCTACGCCGCGCCGGTTTCGAGGACGTACGCTGCGTCGACGTCAGCACCACCTCGGTGGAGGAGCAACGCGCCACCGAGTGGATGCGCTTCCAATCACTGCCCGAATTCCTCGACCCAGCCGACCACAGCCGCACCGTCGAAGGCCTGCCGGCACCGACCCGCGCCGTGCTGATCGCGCACAAGCCTTAG
- the recO gene encoding DNA repair protein RecO codes for MTSAAYVLHSRPYKESSALVDFFTVQGRIRAVLRAARGKVGSIARPFAPLELELRGRGELKSVGRLESAGIPLLLTGEALFSGLYLNELLIRLLPAEDPHPAMLEHYGLTLQALAAGRPLEPLLRAFEWRLLDELGYGFALDRDQHDQAIDPAALYRWQQDIGLVPVVQLQPGVFLGRELLAMAEADWQTPGALAAAKRLMRQALAPHLGGRPLVSRELFMTLKESKRD; via the coding sequence ATGACTTCTGCCGCCTACGTTCTGCATAGCCGCCCGTACAAGGAAAGCAGCGCCTTGGTGGACTTCTTCACCGTCCAGGGCCGTATCCGCGCAGTGCTGCGTGCGGCACGCGGCAAGGTCGGCAGCATTGCCCGACCATTTGCCCCACTGGAGCTGGAACTGCGCGGGCGCGGCGAGCTGAAGAGTGTCGGCCGTCTGGAAAGCGCCGGCATCCCGCTGCTGCTGACCGGCGAGGCGCTGTTCTCCGGGCTCTACCTCAACGAATTGCTTATTCGCCTGCTGCCGGCCGAAGACCCACACCCAGCGATGCTCGAACACTACGGCCTGACCCTGCAGGCGCTGGCTGCCGGCCGGCCGTTGGAGCCGCTGCTGCGCGCATTCGAATGGCGCCTGCTGGACGAGCTGGGCTATGGTTTCGCCCTGGATCGCGACCAGCACGACCAGGCCATCGACCCCGCCGCGCTGTATCGCTGGCAGCAGGACATCGGCTTGGTGCCGGTGGTACAACTGCAGCCTGGCGTGTTTCTGGGGCGCGAGCTGCTGGCCATGGCTGAAGCCGACTGGCAGACACCGGGCGCGCTCGCTGCCGCCAAGCGCCTGATGCGCCAGGCGCTGGCCCCTCATCTTGGTGGCAGGCCACTGGTCAGCCGCGAACTTTTCATGACGCTCAAGGAGTCCAAGCGTGACTGA
- a CDS encoding lysoplasmalogenase yields MHWLLLGLLGAALFLYGRITGDTQLSLLSKGIPVIALLLWLRQAPAGTYRRWITVGLLFSLAGDLLLDWPGDLFVFGLGAFLVGHLAYLRAYCSDSRRPAFAALLLALIAGGAMFAVLASSGLGELLIPVACYATAISLMLWRALARIGHPDLQPRSTWLAAGGATLFVLSDSLIGIDRFVASFDAAPYAIILTYWLGQWGIAASAFQRSNNA; encoded by the coding sequence ATGCACTGGTTGCTGCTCGGTCTGTTGGGTGCTGCGCTGTTTCTCTACGGCCGGATCACCGGCGATACACAGCTCAGCCTGCTGAGCAAAGGCATACCCGTGATCGCCCTGCTTCTGTGGTTGCGCCAGGCGCCGGCCGGCACCTATCGCCGCTGGATCACCGTTGGCCTGCTGTTTTCCCTGGCCGGCGACCTCCTGCTGGACTGGCCTGGCGATCTGTTCGTGTTCGGCCTTGGCGCCTTCCTGGTCGGCCACCTGGCCTACCTGCGCGCCTACTGCTCCGACAGCCGGCGGCCTGCCTTCGCGGCCCTGCTGCTGGCACTGATTGCCGGCGGTGCGATGTTCGCCGTGCTGGCCAGCAGCGGGCTCGGCGAGTTGCTGATTCCGGTGGCCTGCTATGCCACGGCGATCAGCCTGATGCTCTGGCGCGCCCTGGCCCGCATTGGCCACCCGGATCTGCAGCCGCGCTCCACCTGGCTGGCCGCCGGTGGCGCGACGCTGTTCGTGCTCTCCGACAGCCTGATCGGTATCGACCGCTTCGTCGCCAGTTTCGACGCGGCGCCTTACGCCATCATCCTCACCTACTGGCTCGGCCAGTGGGGCATTGCCGCTTCGGCGTTCCAGCGCAGCAACAACGCCTGA
- the cmoA gene encoding carboxy-S-adenosyl-L-methionine synthase CmoA, protein MSQEPDRLFSQPLSAVPDFVFNEDVVRVFPDMIKRSVPGYPTIVENIGVLAGQFAQPHTTLYDLGASLGAVTQALRRHVRVDGCKVIAVDNSPAMVERCREYLHAQDAMFQELLPVEVIEADILALELQTASLVTLNFTLQFIPPAQRLELLTRVHQALLPGGALILSEKLRFEDAAEHELLTELHVAFKRANGYSELEIAQKRSAIEKVMLPDSLEQHRERLLAAGFSKVVPWFQCLNFASLVALP, encoded by the coding sequence GTGAGCCAAGAACCCGATCGTCTATTTTCCCAGCCCCTGTCCGCGGTGCCCGACTTCGTCTTCAACGAGGATGTGGTGCGAGTCTTCCCGGACATGATCAAGCGCTCGGTGCCGGGCTACCCGACCATCGTCGAAAACATTGGCGTGCTAGCGGGTCAGTTCGCTCAGCCCCACACCACCCTGTACGACCTCGGCGCTTCGCTCGGCGCGGTGACCCAGGCGCTACGCCGCCATGTGCGTGTCGATGGTTGCAAGGTAATCGCCGTGGACAACTCACCGGCCATGGTCGAGCGCTGCCGCGAATACCTCCACGCCCAGGACGCCATGTTCCAGGAATTGTTACCGGTGGAGGTGATAGAGGCCGACATTCTCGCCCTTGAGCTGCAAACGGCCTCGCTGGTCACACTCAACTTCACCCTGCAGTTCATCCCGCCAGCGCAGCGCCTGGAGTTGCTCACCCGCGTTCACCAGGCCCTGCTGCCCGGTGGCGCGCTGATCCTCTCGGAGAAGTTGCGTTTCGAGGACGCCGCCGAGCATGAGCTGCTCACCGAGCTGCATGTCGCCTTCAAACGTGCCAACGGCTACAGCGAGCTGGAAATCGCGCAGAAGCGCAGCGCCATCGAGAAGGTGATGCTGCCCGATAGCCTCGAGCAGCATCGCGAACGCCTGCTGGCTGCCGGTTTCAGCAAGGTAGTGCCCTGGTTCCAGTGCCTTAACTTCGCCTCGCTGGTAGCCCTGCCATGA
- a CDS encoding LysR substrate-binding domain-containing protein, whose translation MNATAPTALPLLESDVLRTFVAIADSGSFTRTAAQVFRSTAAVSLQIKRLEETLGQRLFIREARRVQLTTEGEVLLGYARRLLKLNEEAVARFLTPTLTGRVRFGTPNDIGDRVLPGVLMLFARSHPGVEVEVNVGRSVELVAKLDAGELDLTLINAGNDGLDDTRGEVIYSEELVWAGRDGGLAIQRSPLPLALANPGCAWRRTALDALDRQGLSYRIAYSCEQCAGQEAAMTADLAIAPFPRSLVKPPLRRLGAEQGLPALGEYHIKLIRGHQSNDAIEALATQMTQAFAQG comes from the coding sequence ATGAACGCCACCGCTCCGACCGCCCTGCCGCTTCTGGAAAGCGATGTGTTGCGCACCTTCGTCGCCATCGCCGACAGCGGCAGCTTTACCCGCACCGCCGCCCAGGTGTTTCGCAGCACGGCTGCCGTGAGCCTGCAAATCAAGCGCCTGGAGGAAACCCTCGGTCAGCGCCTGTTCATCCGCGAAGCCAGGCGCGTGCAACTCACCACCGAGGGCGAGGTACTGCTGGGCTATGCCAGGCGCCTGCTCAAACTCAATGAGGAGGCCGTGGCCCGTTTTCTTACCCCGACGCTGACCGGTCGCGTACGCTTTGGCACGCCGAACGATATCGGTGACCGTGTGCTACCTGGCGTACTCATGCTGTTCGCCCGCAGCCACCCGGGTGTGGAAGTCGAGGTCAACGTGGGACGCAGCGTGGAACTGGTGGCCAAGCTGGATGCCGGCGAACTGGATCTGACCCTGATCAATGCCGGCAATGACGGCCTGGACGACACGCGCGGTGAAGTGATCTATTCCGAAGAACTGGTTTGGGCCGGACGCGATGGCGGCCTGGCCATACAACGCTCACCGCTACCGCTGGCACTGGCCAACCCAGGCTGCGCCTGGCGCCGGACCGCCCTCGATGCACTGGATCGCCAGGGTCTGAGCTACCGCATCGCCTATTCCTGCGAACAGTGTGCCGGCCAGGAAGCAGCGATGACCGCCGACCTGGCCATCGCGCCCTTCCCGCGCAGCCTGGTCAAGCCACCGTTGCGGCGGCTCGGCGCGGAACAGGGGCTGCCCGCGCTGGGTGAGTACCACATCAAGTTGATTCGTGGTCATCAGAGTAATGACGCCATCGAGGCGCTTGCCACACAGATGACTCAGGCGTTCGCGCAGGGCTGA
- the era gene encoding GTPase Era produces MTDVPVTRCGYVAIVGRPNVGKSTLLNHILGQKLAITSRKPQTTRHNMLGIKTEGDIQAVYVDTPGLHKHNDKALNRYMNRSASTALKDVDVVVFVVDRTRWTDEDQLVLEKVQHVKCPILLAVNKADRLEDKSELLPHLNWLAEQLPQAEIVPISALQGQNLDTLEKLVGERLPESEHFYPEDQITDRSSRFLAAELIREKIMRQLGAELPYQITVEIEEFKQEGRILHIHGLILVERDGQKKIIIGDKGERIKRIGQDARKDMETMFDSKVMLNLWVKVKGGWSDDERALRSLGYLD; encoded by the coding sequence GCTGCGGCTACGTCGCCATCGTCGGCCGGCCCAACGTGGGCAAGTCGACGCTGCTCAACCACATCCTCGGACAGAAGCTGGCGATCACCTCGCGCAAGCCGCAGACCACTCGCCACAACATGCTCGGGATCAAGACCGAGGGCGATATCCAGGCCGTCTACGTCGATACGCCCGGCCTGCACAAGCACAACGACAAGGCGCTCAACCGCTACATGAACCGCAGTGCGTCCACCGCGCTGAAGGATGTCGACGTGGTGGTGTTCGTGGTCGACCGCACGCGCTGGACCGACGAGGATCAGTTGGTGCTGGAGAAGGTGCAGCACGTCAAATGCCCGATCCTGCTGGCGGTGAACAAGGCCGATCGCCTGGAAGACAAGAGCGAGCTGCTGCCGCATTTGAACTGGCTGGCCGAGCAACTGCCGCAGGCCGAGATCGTGCCGATCTCCGCGCTGCAGGGCCAGAACCTCGACACGCTGGAAAAGCTGGTGGGTGAGCGCCTGCCGGAGTCCGAACATTTCTACCCGGAAGACCAGATCACCGACCGCTCCAGCCGCTTCCTGGCGGCCGAGCTGATCCGCGAGAAGATCATGCGTCAGCTCGGTGCCGAGCTGCCGTACCAGATCACCGTGGAGATCGAGGAGTTCAAGCAGGAGGGCCGCATTCTGCATATCCACGGTCTGATTCTGGTGGAGCGTGACGGACAGAAGAAGATCATCATCGGTGACAAGGGCGAGCGCATCAAACGTATCGGTCAGGATGCGCGCAAGGACATGGAAACCATGTTCGACTCCAAGGTGATGCTCAACCTCTGGGTCAAGGTCAAAGGTGGCTGGTCCGACGATGAACGCGCCCTGCGTTCGCTGGGTTACCTGGATTGA
- a CDS encoding RNA polymerase sigma factor, whose protein sequence is MSISPPVSELIERLYREESRRVLATLIRLLGDFDLAEEALHEAFRSAVEQWPRDGLPDNPHAWLVSAGRFKAIDNLRRQRRFQPLDEQAELPDENGACEGELLEDDRLRLIFTCCHPALASDAQVALTLREVCDLTTEEIARAFLSSPSTLAQRIVRAKAKIRDARIPYEVPGRSELPERLDAVLRVIYLVFNEGYFASSGDSLTRSQLSDEAIRLGRLLLELLPEPEVEGLLALMLLHESRRAARSGVDGEVILLEAQDRSLWNRELIAEGEALVLQALHSRRFGPYSLQAAIAAVHAEAASLEDTDWVQIVGLYDELLRLSPSPVIELNRAVALAMRDGEQAGLLEIDRLLAAGELDGYHLAHAARADLLRRLGRREQAIAAYRQALALAQQGPDRQFLQRRLEELGDP, encoded by the coding sequence ATGTCGATATCGCCACCGGTCAGCGAACTGATCGAACGCCTATACCGCGAGGAATCGCGCCGGGTACTGGCGACCCTGATTCGCCTGCTCGGCGACTTTGACCTGGCCGAGGAGGCGCTGCACGAGGCGTTTCGCAGCGCAGTCGAGCAGTGGCCGCGTGACGGGCTACCGGACAATCCGCACGCCTGGCTGGTGTCCGCTGGGCGCTTCAAGGCCATCGACAACCTGCGCCGGCAGCGCCGCTTTCAACCGCTGGATGAGCAGGCCGAATTGCCTGACGAGAATGGCGCCTGCGAGGGCGAGCTGCTTGAAGATGATCGCCTGCGCCTGATCTTCACCTGCTGCCACCCGGCGCTGGCCAGCGATGCCCAGGTGGCGCTGACGTTGCGCGAGGTGTGCGACCTGACCACCGAGGAGATCGCCCGCGCCTTCCTCTCCAGCCCGTCGACCCTGGCCCAGCGCATTGTGCGGGCCAAGGCGAAGATTCGCGATGCGCGCATTCCTTACGAGGTGCCGGGGCGCAGCGAGCTGCCTGAGCGTCTGGATGCGGTGTTACGGGTGATCTACCTGGTGTTCAACGAAGGTTATTTCGCCAGTTCCGGTGATTCGCTGACCCGCAGCCAGCTGTCCGACGAGGCGATTCGGCTGGGCCGCCTGCTGCTGGAGTTGCTGCCCGAGCCGGAAGTGGAGGGGCTGCTGGCGTTGATGCTGCTGCACGAGTCGCGCCGCGCTGCGCGCAGCGGTGTAGATGGCGAGGTGATTTTGCTGGAAGCCCAGGATCGCAGCCTGTGGAATCGCGAATTGATCGCCGAGGGCGAGGCGTTGGTGCTACAGGCGCTGCACTCGCGGCGTTTCGGCCCATACAGCCTGCAGGCGGCGATTGCCGCGGTGCATGCCGAGGCGGCCAGTCTGGAAGACACCGATTGGGTGCAGATCGTCGGCCTGTATGACGAGCTGCTGCGCCTGAGTCCGTCGCCAGTGATCGAACTCAACCGCGCCGTGGCGCTGGCCATGCGCGATGGCGAGCAGGCTGGGCTGTTGGAGATCGACCGTCTTCTGGCTGCGGGTGAACTGGACGGTTACCACCTGGCCCATGCGGCGCGGGCCGATCTGCTGCGCCGCTTGGGCCGCCGAGAGCAGGCGATTGCAGCCTACCGCCAGGCCCTGGCGCTGGCGCAGCAAGGACCGGATCGGCAGTTTCTGCAGAGAAGGCTGGAGGAGCTAGGTGACCCGTAG